From Thermococcus barophilus MP:
CCTGTGGTTCTTCTCGGCGGTTATTACCTATGAACATCTCAGGAGGTGGCTGTAGTGATCTGCCCCATAATAAGGGAGGTTGTTGAGATAGTGATTGGATTCTCCGTTATTTCCCTATATTTCTCCAAAAGGTTCCCTTTAATGTACAAATCTCACCTCGCGCTCGCTATAGGGGCGTTCTTCCTATCAGAGCCTATTCTGGATTATCTTTTTGGCATGGACTCAACGATTCTTGAGTTTATCGGTGCATTGCTCCTCCTCTGGGTTGTGGAGAGGTTCATCGCAGTAAATAAAAACTCACGGATTAGTTTTTACACCCTGATAATTGGAGGCTTTGCTGGTGTGCTCGGGTTTGCGCTGAATAAAAATCTGGCTTATTTCCATATCGGCACGCTAACGGCTTTTGCCTTTATCTCCCTGAGGATGGGAAAAGCGGTTGAAGTTGTCAGATGGGAGCACAGGGATGTATTCCTAATCTCATCCATTTTCCTCTTTGCTGGGGCGATAGCATTTGCTTCAGCTCTTTTTATGTTGAGCCTTTTCCTATACTACGGGGGCATCTTCATATTCATGCTTGCTGTGATGGAGATAATGCATGGGATAATGTAATTTGAAACGTTAAGTTTATTATCTCAAAGGCGCAATGAGAGCTCATGAACATATTCATCCCTTTAATAGCTGGTATCGTGTTTGGGTACATATTCAGGGAGAGAATTAAAATAAACCTTGACAAGCCTATGAGCATAGCCTTACTGCTGCTGATTTTCTTTATGGGGGTTGAGGCTGGGAGAGTCAAAATAAATGCCGCTGAGCTGTTTGCAACATCAGTGACATTTGCCGTGCTGACGATCTTGGGAAGCTTGCTGTTTGCAGTGCTCTTAGGGGGCAGGCTGAGATGAGCTTTCTGTACT
This genomic window contains:
- a CDS encoding LysO family transporter, translated to MNIFIPLIAGIVFGYIFRERIKINLDKPMSIALLLLIFFMGVEAGRVKINAAELFATSVTFAVLTILGSLLFAVLLGGRLR